The genome window TATTGTAGTGTCTATACCGCTTGCCGACAGCGTCTCCTTTAGCCATCGGCCGATAGTTTGTGTCGATGCTGGTCTAAATGGTttcttataagtaaataatactttGTTACCAGTTCTATGGTCTGCGGTCCTATTTAAATAAGCTTGTAAGGTGGTTGCTGGGCATATGTTAGGGTTTTGTACAAAAAATGGCAAATTCAAAACAGGCTGGGCACGACCAATCCCCGATGTCTTAACTAAAtcatcaattattatttttttttttttttttttttttttttttttataaataaatatgtggggacatctcacacacggccatccgaccccaagttaggcagaacctgtgttatgggtgtcggacagctgatatatctacacaaatacatagatagatagatactaaatataaatatcaacacccaagacccgagtacaaatatctgtctttaaacaaatatctgccccagccgggaatcgaacccgggaccatcggctcagtagtcaggtcactaaccactacgccattcggtcgtcaaagacgacaaattattattatcttatcaCTATATACCTTAATATTATGAGTTTTTACTAATGACAAAGTCTGTATTCTTTGCCCTGAGGCTAATGCTAATAGCATTACAGTCTTTTTAGTGAGAAGTTCTAAGTTAATTGTTTCGTTACACAATCCGCTTAGGTAATCTAGCACGATGTTAGGATTCCAAGTAACGTTATATTTTGGAAATGTAGgtcttaatttaaatatacccctaaaaaatctttttaatcTTTCGTCTTCAGAAACCTTATTGGTGTTAATTAATGCTATAGCAGAACGGTGAGAATTTAGCGTCCCATAAGATGATCCTAAACGATAACAGTTAGATAAAAAATCAAGAATGTTATTTACATTAgcattataaaaatcaaaagcTTTTTCGTGACAGTACTTCCACCATAATTTCCATCTatactctaatttttaattccgcggaattctgacatttcattagtgataccactaaaaaagctcttcaccgaaaaaaggtaaaatttggatccatttaagggcaatatttttttaaatgttttcatagaaaaacataaatctaaatatttacttgctcaagtgaagtaggtaatacaaaaataacaaatatttcaatactagctgttgccacgagcttcgcttcaacttaattagttttcccgtgggaaaaaagtagcctttttatcgcggaattccctggattaacacataagcTATTacgtgttaatccagggtgtcagctaactccattccaaatttcattaaaatcggttcagttgttttgacgtgaagaagtaacaaaggtACACACATTCATACATACAcgcacatactcacaaactttcgcatatataatattaactaaaatcacgactcacgaccattgtatcgaattaattttaattactttattttattctttagcatggcatcacttgctactaaattcagggataacaaacctttttaatcgatttctaataaaagattctcaattcggtaagtacataatatgttcgggttctaccttttttggcataagatttatttgcctaatctcgtattgcatagtaacgtttggtcaaagtctcgttacgccgaatcttgaatagcctaataatgctatggcataggtttatacaaagtaataatattcgtttggctttaactttgacggagcgtctccctacacagcgcaaactggtggttccgctgtttggaaaacgctccgctccgcttcgctgcgctccgctttggttttgatgaacatgtgcacctaacacgctcctcctcgctttgctcgtcgtcgcacctatttttaggtttcgatctcatggggtttgtaataattaaattggtagttaactttcgattttttgatcatacaatatcgtgattttcgggatgtaggagaaaaataccacaatttgtacatttactacgtacttaatatattatttattaagataacattacgagaaacaagattatacataggtatagacgaacataaatttgagaaAACGAAACTTacgtgtttaaagattgtgcctaaagagttttagacgaaacgagccttatgccacataagtcttggcaaagtgatggttcggccaaaaaagtttagaccatacgagttatgcgaaatgagttttggtcaataaagattatgcgagatgagcggaacccaatatgttcggtatataggtaactatgtaagattattggaactgcaccatattaacatatgacaatccattaagcctaataaacaaatatgtttttttttaatgtataagtatgtttatatgtttgttggtatgtatgtttgtccgaatatctcggaaacgattgatccgattgttactattcttttttagagttccgtacctgaaaaggaaaaaaggaaccctttgTCTTGAACccgttgtccgtctgtctgtcaccaccctttttctcagaaacggttaaagatatcaagttaatatttcatatagatgtacataatgatgaaattaaaaggaaaaatatctcaggtaagtagacttgtacggaaccctcagtgcgcgagtccaactggcacttggccggtttcttATCGTTGACCTTTCGCGTTGTGatagtttgttgatttttataaacgttatggagccacaacctggCCCTTCCCAGGAAGCGGCCCCATCTGACAGAGCACAAGATTcagactttctctctcccagAAAGAAGCGTCCTCGTGGTTCTTTTGCACCTAACGTATGGTCTATACGTTAGGTGCAAaatcattctaaatatttaaaaatataatatagaaaattgtccggatacaactgatgttcagactcgcattgaaaaaagtacccagccaaaaaaggtttgtgatctctgacatgtcaaaaatggataactgtcagaattccgtgagATAAAAGATTAGAGATTAGAAGTATATTGAGCTTTGGTACTTGATGTTATAGAAGAGATCATGACGTCTAACGCCGTTTCCGGTACTCCTTGTATGATAAATGCTTCCCGCATAATATGCTCGCTGCCAAGGAAAGGTGGGTAgataatttaaacacaatttttgGGTTCGCATACATTTTATTGATGACTCAAAGAATATAGGCTGGATGGTGAaaccaaaccataccgcgatgtagaacgGTGACGACACCGCCATCTAGTGACACGTATAGGAACTAAAATCTCTAACTTAAACATGCCGCCGCCCAAGAACGGTTACGTTCTTCAaaatgtgtaaataaacaagGTTAAACAAATCAAAACTTTGAGCTACCTATCTGACGAATAAATGAATTGAGATCATATAACAACAATacagtaggtagtaggtaaccttattcaacaacaataaaatatgtgagtttacaatttttaacaaaaacaatcTAGCTTTTCTAATTAAGTAAGTGCTTAAAACTAAtactaaaactaataaaaacattcaGGTCAAGGGAAGAGGGCATAATTTTGTTACAGGTCTTTTaaacacattatttttatattgtagcGTAACAACTCTAGTTATGCCATCTGCACCTGGATGTTTTTCAATCACCCGACCTAGAAGCCATTTACCAGGGGGTAGTCGATCGTCCTTTACCAATACAACGGTTCCTATCGGTATATCAGGTTGATTTTTGGAGCATTTATAGCGATGCTGCATATTTGTTAAGTACTCTGATTGCCAGCGACGCCAAAGGGTTTGAACAAATCGTTGCACTGTGTGCCAGCGATTAAGGTGAGAGACGTTAGTATCGACTAAGCTTTTTCCTGGTACTACAATAGGAGGTTCTCCAATGAGAAAATGACCGGGAGTTAACGGAGGTTCATCAGCAGATGAATCCATTACAGTGAGAGGTCTCGAATTCACACAAGCCTCAACTTGCGCAAGGAAGGTTGAAAATTGTTCGTACGTGAGTAAAGTCTGTCCGATTACACGTTTAAGGTGTCCTTTTATGGACTTTACACCGGATTCCCAAAGTCCGCCAAAATGTGGGGCACCTGGTGGGTTAAAATGCCAGGTTGTTTGATCATTTGCCAGAAGTTCAGCAATTTCTGAGACGACAGTGGATTTCAGACTCTTAAAAGCCAAATCTAATTCTCGGGAGGCACCGACAAAATTGGTACCACAGTCGCTCCATAGATCCTGACAGTGTCCACGACGTGATGTGAACCGCCTGAATGCGGCTAAGTAAGCAGCGGAAGTTAAGTCACTCACTAACTCCAAGTGAATGGCTTTTGTGACGGTACACACAAATAGAGCTATGTAAGCCTTGTAAGTCCTATTACATCTACCTGGGTACATTTTCAACAAAAACGGGCCAGCATAGTCAACACCGGATGTGAGGAAGGGAAGAGCTGGTGTAACTCTATGCTTCGGTAAATTACCCATGAAAGGGGCAGTTGGTTGTGCTCGTtgtttaaaacatattatacattttcTTACAATTCTTTTTACAACATCTTTACCACGAATTATCcagtatttatacttacttacttactccgctggctcagcgacccaaaGTGAGTCTTGGCCTCCGATACAAGAGATCGCCACTTCTGACGGTCCAGTGCAGTCTCCCGCCAGTCAACGACTTGTAACTCGCGCAGGTCCGCCTCCACCGCGTCACTCCAGCGGTACCTGGGCCGGCCCACCGGTCGGCGCCCCGTCGGACGGCCCATGTAGGCTCTTTTTGCGCTACGATCTTCTCCCATTCTCTGGAGATGGCCTAGCCAGCGAAGTCTGTGGGCTTTTGTTTCTCCCACTATGTTAGCCCCCGCCATCAGATCTTCCAGTTCGGCGTTTTTCAGGACTCTCCAGCTTCCATCGGGTCTCTGTCTTGGGCCAAAGATCTTCCTTAGGACCTTCCGTTCCGCCACCAGCAGTTTGCTCTCTTCTTTCTGCGTTAACGTCCAGGCCTCACACCCGTACATCAGTATCGGTCTTATTACCGTTTTGTAAATTCTGAGTTTGGTGTTTCTGCTCAGAAGCCTAGACGTCAACACTTTATGCAAAGCGGCACTGCAGCGCAGGAAGCTTTGGATGCGGGTATCGATTTCCTCGTCGCGAGTGTTCGTATCCGTGACAGTGCAACCTAGGTATTTAAACCGGGAGACCCCTTTGTACGTCACATCTCCAACATGCAGGTCTTGTCTGCGAACGGACTTGTCCTTGTAGCGCTTCATGTGGAGATATTCGGATTTTCCGCGGTTTATTCTTAAACCAATTTTTCCGGCTTCTGTATCAAGGAGTTTCGCAGCTTTCCGAACCTCTTCAGCTGTTTTGCCCAGCACCGCTAGGTCATCGGCATAGCCAACCACCTTGTGCTTTCCATTGAGTTGTAGCCCGAAGTCAAGTTCTAAAACTCCTCTGAGAACATGCTCCAGGGCTAGGTTGAAAAGCATAGGCGATAGGGCATCCCCCTGCTTTAGACCGGTGACCACCGCGAACTCATCCGTCAGTTCTCCTCCAACACGAACCTTCATCCTACTCTCCTTTGTGGCAACCTCAACCATGCTCACTATTTTTGCCGGTATTTTAAAGTTGCGTAGGATAGTGAACAGCGCTTCTCGATCAATGCTGTCGTACGCCTTAGTAAAGTCCACGAAAAGTGAATGGATGCTCTGCGCGTATTCCCATTTCTTCTCCATAAGCTGCTTCAGGAGGAAGATCTGATCGACTGTACTACGGTTGCGTCTAAAGCCACACTGATAATCACCAAGGATTTTTTCCGTGTATGGCTCCAATCGCTTGAGCAACACGTAGGACAGGACCTTATACGCTGTCGGGAGCGACGCAATGCCACGATAGTTGGTACACTTCTTTTTGGACCCTTTTTTGTGGTCCAGTATTTATGCCGAACATAATTAAATGTGAGTTGGTGACCGCCGTGTAATGTCTTGTGATGTGCATCAGAAACAATCAGTTCactcagataacatttattacTTAGTAAGATCGGTGACTTCATATCATTTGAAATAGGAGCATTTACAAGCCGACCTCCAACTCTCAGTACATTGTTGCTATCCAAATATGGGTTCAATGTGtacaatttacttgttttAGGAACAGTTTTTCCTTGTGACAATAACTCAATTTCATTCTTGAACTGTACAGATTGCGACATTTTTACACAAGTATTTACAGCGTAATTCAGTTCAGTTGTAGTCAGGTAAGTAACtagtttttgtttcttttctatcttagctttacaattatttacaaatctCAGACAAAAGGCTGTGACACGAATCAGTTTCAGTAAACTTGAGTATTTTGTCAAGTGAGAGTTTACATTTTTATCGTCTTCTTCTGTACATACATGGGCAATTACTTTCGTCTTAGATTCTAAATTTGTTTCAGGTATATCAGTTTCTATACATACATCTTCACAGTTTCTCAAAAATTGTGGGCCTTCCCACCATAGTTTTGACTCCGCGAGATCATTTGGCATTACACCGCGAGAGGCTAAGTCAGCAGGATTGTCCGCCGATCTGACATGATGCCATTGGCTACTATTTGTGGTCATCAATATTTCGGACGTGCGATTTGCGACAAAAGTTGTCCATGTACTCGGAGTCTTACGTAACCAGGCCAAAACTATGGTTGAGTCTGTCCatgcaaaaatattatcatcagATACATTTAGGCTTGTTTTAAATTGTTGTATCATCCTAGCAAGTAATACAGCACCACATAGTTCTAGGCGTGGTAATGAAACTTGTTTTACAGGCGCAGGTTTAGCCTTTGCAGTGACAAAGCTTACTCTTACTTCATTACCATCCCACACTCGTAAGTAAATAACACATCCATATGCTGCATTAGATGCGTCACTAAAGCCGTGTAGTTCAATTTTTGCAGTTGTGTCTACAGTTCCATGCCAACGAGGAAGCAGAATGGGTTGTGAGTTTACAAAATTACTAAGGTAAGTAAACCATTCACACTTTAGTTCATCAGTTAAATCTTCGTCCCAACCTAAGCCAGCTAGCCACAATTTTTGCATGAAAATTTTCAGAAGAATGACAGAGGGAGCGAGCCAACCTAAGGGGTCGAAGGTTTTTCCAATTGCAGACAGTACATTGCGTTTTGTAACATTATCAGTCTTAAAGTCCAGAGTAATCGTTAATTCGAACATGTCACTTTGAGGGTTCCACTTTATACCTAATGCTTTCACTACATCATCGATTTTAATGTTCACTGCACTTTCAGAACCCTGCATAGAATCAGGTATTTCACTCAACACTTTTGCACTATTAGACGACCACTTGTGTAGAGGTAAACCGCCGCGCTCTAACAACTCTGTTATGCGCTGTCTCATTCTTACAGCTTCATCTTCCGTAGATGCGCCGGTCATCAAGTCATCCATGTAAAAATCTGTTTTCAGGACATCAGCGACATCTGGGAAGTCTGCGCGTTCGTCGTCTGCCAGTTGATGTAACGTTCTTATGGCCATGAAAGGTGCACTGGAGGTGCCATAAGTTATCGTCAGTAGTCTGTATTCTCGTATCGGTTCATTAGTTGTTTCACGCCATAGGATTCTTTGGTAGTCTACATCATCCTTTGAAATAAGAATCTGTCTGTACATTTTTTGTATATCAGAGATCAGGCAATATTTGTGTTTTCTCCATCTTGTTATTAAATCTCTAATATCTTGTTGAAGTGGAGGACCAATCATCAATTCATCATTTAATGAATTTCCTTTTGCAGGTTTAGCAGTTGCATCGAAAACTACTCGGAGTTTCGTGCTAAGGCTCATAGGTCTTGGAACTGCGTGATGtggtaagtaatatttactTTGTGTTTCTTTCTCCTTTTCAGATGCTAATCTAATtgtgttcttttttttttcaggtatCAACTTAACATCGTCTGTGTCTTCGTCTTCTTCAGTGACAATCTCCATATGCCCTAGTGACTCATACTGCCTCATAAATTTACAGTATTCTTCTTTCAATTCAGGTTTGTGAGCGAAACGTCGTTCCATTTGATGTAAGCGATTGAGTGCAAGAGATCTGGAATCTCCGAGGTTAGTAGGTTTTTCATCTTTGAATGGCAATCTCAATACGTATCTACCAGTATCTGTTCTTGTGTATGTACTTCTGTAATGTTCTTCACACTGCACCTCTAATTTGGTCAGGGGTTTTTGCTTCGGTGAATATTCTTCTATCTCCCAGAATTGTCTTAGCAGGTGATCAGTGGTTACTTTGAATGAGTGTGCATTAACAAAGTTGTGTTTCCCTGGTTGTGATACCTTTCCTGATATCAACCATCCCAGTTTTGAGTTGACAGCTATCAGCGATTCATGTCTCTCTATACCTTCTAGCAGAATCTGTGCATGTACTTCAGCTCCTAGTAAAACATCAATCGGACCTGGCTTGTGGAATTGTGGATCTGCGAGTTTGAAGTTCTTAGATGAAGGCCAGTCGGTTGTGAATTCTCGTGAAGGTAAGATTGATGTGAGTTTCTTTAATATGTAAGCGTTTACTGTCAGCGTGTCTATTTTCAGTGTGATCATCGATTTTATGGGTACAGAATTACTTGCTATACCTGTGACATTTCCGACGACTGAAGTGCGATCGAGTTTCAGTAGTTGTGCTGCTTCTTCAGTCACGAAAGACGCCTGAGAACCTTGGTCTATGAGGGCTCGAAGAATGATTGTGTTGCCGTTTTTCGCTTGAACAGGAATATGCGCTGTGGCCAAGATCGTTTGTTCACTTTTCGTTACGGCTTTCATCGACACTGTGCATTGTGGGTCATTCTCCTTAGCTGTGGTGGTCTCGGGTGTTGTGGTTAGGTTTGTTGTGAGGTTCTTGTTTGGACTCGTGTAATGCAGCAGAGTGTGATGTCGTCTTCCACACTTTTTACATGATGTGCTCTGTCTGCAATTACTGACTGAGTGACCTTTTGTCAAACAGTTGAAACATaggttgttattttttgtgaatGTTTGTCTTGCTTGTATCTCGAGTGATGCGAACTCCTTGCAATGACAAATGTAGTGGTTTTGTGAGCAGTATGTACAAGTGCTTTCTGTTTCTGCAGCGAATGATTTATATACAGTTGGTTTTTgtgctggtgatgatgatgatggtgtgCATTTTTGAAATTCCCTTTTATATGTACAGTTTCTTTGTGTTTCTTGTGTAGATAACAAAAGCATTTCTAAGGTTCTGAACCTTCCTTCCATAAATGTTGCCAACTCATCAAATGATGGTATTTCGGTGGATGAACCCAATGATTGTTCCCAAAGTTTGTGAGATTCTGTGTCTAACTTGGAAACAATTGTGTGTACGACGATGGCATCCCACTTATCCGTCTCTATTTTCAAATTGTTCAGGGAATTCAAACTTTCTTTAGTTGTGTCCAATAATTCTTTCAAACCTGTGGCAGACTCAGCTTGTAGTTTCTTCTGGTTCATGAGGcgatttaatatattatttacaattaccCTTTTGTTATCGTACCTCGCTTCCAGCATCTTCCAGGCTTCATCATAGTTAGCTTCAGTTAATGCAAAATGTTTCAGCAAGTTTTCAGCTTCACCAGACAATGCAGATTTAAGGTAATGATGTTTCTCAACTTTAGATAGGCTTTGATCGTTATGTATCAAGGATGTGAAAATGTCTTTGAAACTTATCCATTGACCATAGTCTCCAGAAAATGTAGGTATCGATATTGGTGGTAGTCTTGGTCTTATCTTTGGTGTTTCAGATTTTTCAGTAGTACCTGTGTTCTCCTGTGAAGACTGACTTTCAGATTTTTGTATAGTAAACTGGGCATCTTTTATTAATGTTTTCAACTCCATGTACAGTTCCTCAGTTTTGTCATAGTTCTCATCTGGTTGAAAATCTGATCGCCTCAATACATCTTCTGACATCGTACGTACTATGTGATCATGTTGTGAAGTATAATCCGACCAATACTTGTCCAATGTTTCTGAACGTGTCTCTAAATAACCTTTCGTAATCTTACTTTTAGCACATTTCTTTGTATTTACATTTAACTTTTCGATGCGTTTTGCAAGATCAATTTGAGCCTTGATAATATCtgccatagttttttttttttttttttataattgttcTAAGTCCAAAGAGTAAATTTCTGAAAATTTTACAAGTCTTTTTCCGTACTCACCGCCTCGCGCGAGAGAAGActtgtcaaaaatatttaccaaCGTAGCACTGCACTTGCACTTTCACTGACTTTATTTACAATCCGGTTCGAAGGACCAATAgataatttaaacacaatttttgGGTTCGCATACATTTTATTGATGACTCAAAGAATATAGGCTGGATGGTGAaaccaaaccataccgcgatgtagaacgGTGACGACACCGCCATCTAGTGACACGTATAGGAACTAAAATCTCTAACTTAAACAGTGGGCATGTAGCAGGTGTGTCGACCTGAATGATGATGAAAGGAGATTTTTAGCCggttttaatataattacttCGTCAATACATAATGATCTGAAGAGTGGATACCAAGGTTGAGAGGGCCAATTTGGATCTACTATTATACCTGTTGCTTTGTCGGCTATTATCTTATTAAGCACCTTTAAAATTAAAGAGAAAGGAGGAAAGGCGTAGAAGAAAAAATGGTTCCAGTTAACTGTGAAAGCATCGATATCGTAGGCAGATGGGTCTCTTTTCCAAGATATATACTTGGAACATTTTGCGTTAACTCGAGATGCGAAAAGATCAATTTCGGGATTTCCAAATCTTCGCACGATACTAAGATATTCGATAGTATTTAATTCCCACTCTGTGTCTAGATTAATTCTTCTGGATTCCGAGTCAGCTTCTACGTTTAATGATGACTTAATGTAGCTtgcaaaaataaagatatgctTTTCCTCTCACCAGTCCCAAATATTTTTGGCAACCGAATTAAGGTGTTCAAACTGAACTCCTCCCATTCTATTGACATATGAGATAGCTGTAGTATTATCTACCCGAAGCAATATATCACAACAAGTAAAAATTTTTGCGAAAGATTTTAAGCCGAAAAAGACCGCCAGTAGTTCTAGGTAATTTATGTGGTTGTCTCTCTCAACCTGTGTCCACTGACCTCCAGTTCTCTCACCGCCGCATGCCGCACCCCAAccggtagttgaagagtctgtaaatatctctaaaacaaaattgtttggttttatagatctttttgcggtcaaaatattatttttccacCATATTAAATCACTTTTTATGTAGGATGGAAGTGTCATGTTTTTCTCATAACAGTCATCATTCTTTAGAAGAGCTAAATATTTAGCCCTTTCTAATGATTTTGTATGAGACCATCCATAGGTTAATGCCGGGCAAGCTGCGGTGAGAGATCCAAGAAATCGGGCTAATTCTCTAATTTTTATGACTTTTTGGCTAAGCATATCTAAAACACaaccatatattttttgtcgcTTTCCTTCAGGGAGTTCTAAAGTCATTTGTtctgaatttataataaagcCAAGATATCTACAAGATTTCTGAGGaattaatatactttttttgtaattGATTATAAATCCAAGGTTTTCCAGGCATGCTATTGTTTGTTTAGTGTTATACAAACAGCTCTCTTTTGAACTCCCTATACACAAGGCGTCGTCAAGAAATCTAGTCGACCTTAAACCACGTGACCTGAAGTATGTAAACACTGGCTGAAGAATTTTAGTAAATATGAAAGGAGCTGAACATAATCCGAAAGGTAATGCTTTAAATTGAAACagaaaattattgtaataaaatcttaaatatttttggctGTCTTCGTGTATTGGTTGTAATAAATATGCTTCTTTTAAATCGATATTACACATATAATCATCCTCTTTAACTAGTTTTATAGCCGTTCTGATATCTTCCATTTTAAAGTGCTTTACTTGAACAAACtgattaatttttttaagattAAGTATAAATCGGCGGCTTCCATCGCTTTTTGGTATCAAAAAGATATCAGAGATAAACTGATCAGTTACGGGGTTACATATTTCAATAGCtcctatattcaataaatggGATATTTCCCTGTCTAGGTCGATGTATTCTTGGCTGGTAAATTTCTTATAAGGTCGGTAGTTTAATGGTTGATTCGGTTTCTCTAAAAGCGGAATGATATAGCCTGATATGgtggataaaataaattcatcatTTGTAATGGTTTTCcacttattaacaaaatgctttAAGCGTCCAGCATGTACCTGCTCGTGGGGGTTTAACGTCGCACATGTTCGTTCTGCGAGCGGTAACGCGTCGTCATCGCTTGAGCCTGTTGGCGCCgcagtggcggcggcggcggttgCAGCGGGCGCCGTGTTTGCGGTAATTGCGCTGGCAGAGGATGTCCCCGGCGCCGTCCACTGTTCATGTGCTGGCCCCGCTGCACCCCAGTCCTGAAATGATAATATTTGTACATATAATGTATGTGCTACGAATAtcgtaaacataattattatagaagTATTTACATCATTTAGGTAAATATTACCTTGTGTATGGAGTAGACTGGTAATAGCGCTGACGGCCCCGCAATGGTGGTCCTTGGAAGTTTAAACCACTCGTTGTGGGGGTATTTTGTGATTGAATCATAGTGCCTGTCTTCTTCATAGTATTGGACGTCTTTACAATGTCCATTAAGTTATCACCAAATAAAAATTGGTCCCGTTTCCTCTCTTTAAACGGTTCGACAAGTGATTTATCTAACAATGGTATAACCATTGATCGGCGAGTATATGTCTCCATATAATGTGAATCGGCGATAAGTTTGCCGCAATCATTAAGAATACGAACCACGTCTGAAATGTTTgggttttttttcaaaacagCAGTTAGTGCCCCTCCTAACACGGATAATGCTTTTCCGAGTTGATTTTGCTTAGACATCATGTGTTTGTCTCTTTGCTTAAAGGATTCAGTCATGGCCTGCATAGTATTAATCTCCGGGTTTAGAGTTGGCGCCTTACAAAAAGGTGTATTCTTTGGAAACAAGTACTTCTTGTTAAGTTCCTCTTTCACCTCTTTTTTAAGGCCTTCTTGTAAGATTTGTTGAAATCTCTTGCTTACGCCTTCTTGAAGATCGTCACCCCATTCTTCTGATGTTACTTCAAAGTCCCCCAAGATGTTGAGTAATTCAGTATCAAACAAATCctcattattattgttttgttcCGGTCTGATTTCCGTTGTGATCCCGTTTTCTAATATCTGGGTTTCTACTGGTTGGGATCCACTGTT of Plutella xylostella chromosome 26, ilPluXylo3.1, whole genome shotgun sequence contains these proteins:
- the LOC125488559 gene encoding uncharacterized protein LOC125488559 yields the protein MPKRKKNHKESREERWRRKLQKYEGRLEHRIRSTVTAVVYPTDDEDIQVQDILPESSQYPVDNPVENPIESQSVEGSQTEIPPLPPPSSGEPNSGSQPVETQILENGITTEIRPEQNNNNEDLFDTELLNILGDFEVTSEEWGDDLQEGVSKRFQQILQEGLKKEVKEELNKKYLFPKNTPFCKAPTLNPEINTMQAMTESFKQRDKHMMSKQNQLGKALSVLGGALTAVLKKNPNISDVVRILNDCGKLIADSHYMETYTRRSMVIPLLDKSLVEPFKERKRDQFLFGDNLMDIVKTSNTMKKTGTMIQSQNTPTTSGLNFQGPPLRGRQRYYQSTPYTRTGVQRGQHMNSGRRRGHPLPAQLPQTRRPLQPPPPPLRRQQAQAMTTRYRSQNEHVRR
- the LOC125490684 gene encoding uncharacterized protein LOC125490684 — its product is MADIIKAQIDLAKRIEKLNVNTKKCAKSKITKGYLETRSETLDKYWSDYTSQHDHIVRTMSEDVLRRSDFQPDENYDKTEELYMELKTLIKDAQFTIQKSESQSSQENTGTTEKSETPKIRPRLPPISIPTFSGDYGQWISFKDIFTSLIHNDQSLSKVEKHHYLKSALSGEAENLLKHFALTEANYDEAWKMLEARYDNKRVIVNNILNRLMNQKKLQAESATGLKELLDTTKESLNSLNNLKIETDKWDAIVVHTIVSKLDTESHKLWEQSLGSSTEIPSFDELATFMEGRFRTLEMLLLSTQETQRNCTYKREFQKCTPSSSSPAQKPTVYKSFAAETESTCTYCSQNHYICHCKEFASLEIQARQTFTKNNNLCFNCLTKGHSVSNCRQSTSCKKCGRRHHTLLHYTSPNKNLTTNLTTTPETTTAKENDPQCTVSMKAVTKSEQTILATAHIPVQAKNGNTIILRALIDQGSQASFVTEEAAQLLKLDRTSVVGNVTGIASNSVPIKSMITLKIDTLTVNAYILKKLTSILPSREFTTDWPSSKNFKLADPQFHKPGPIDVLLGAEVHAQILLEGIERHESLIAVNSKLGWLISGKVSQPGKHNFVNAHSFKVTTDHLLRQFWEIEEYSPKQKPLTKLEVQCEEHYRSTYTRTDTGRYVLRLPFKDEKPTNLGDSRSLALNRLHQMERRFAHKPELKEEYCKFMRQYESLGHMEIVTEEDEDTDDVKLIPEKKKNTIRLASEKEKETQSKYYLPHHAVPRPMSLSTKLRVVFDATAKPAKGNSLNDELMIGPPLQQDIRDLITRWRKHKYCLISDIQKMYRQILISKDDVDYQRILWRETTNEPIREYRLLTITYGTSSAPFMAIRTLHQLADDERADFPDVADVLKTDFYMDDLMTGASTEDEAVRMRQRITELLERGGLPLHKWSSNSAKVLSEIPDSMQGSESAVNIKIDDVVKALGIKWNPQSDMFELTITLDFKTDNVTKRNVLSAIGKTFDPLGWLAPSVILLKIFMQKLWLAGLGWDEDLTDELKCEWFTYLSNFVNSQPILLPRWHGTVDTTAKIELHGFSDASNAAYGCVIYLRVWDGNEVRVSFVTAKAKPAPVKQVSLPRLELCGAVLLARMIQQFKTSLNVSDDNIFAWTDSTIVLAWLRKTPSTWTTFVANRTSEILMTTNSSQWHHVRSADNPADLASRGVMPNDLAESKLWWEGPQFLRNCEDVCIETDIPETNLESKTKVIAHVCTEEDDKNVNSHLTKYSSLLKLIRVTAFCLRFVNNCKAKIEKKQKLVTYLTTTELNYAVNTCVKMSQSVQFKNEIELLSQGKTVPKTSKLYTLNPYLDSNNVLRVGGRLVNAPISNDMKSPILLSNKCYLSELIVSDAHHKTLHGGHQLTFNYVRHKYWIIRGKDVVKRIVRKCIICFKQRAQPTAPFMGNLPKHRVTPALPFLTSGVDYAGPFLLKMYPGRCNRTYKAYIALFVCTVTKAIHLELVSDLTSAAYLAAFRRFTSRRGHCQDLWSDCGTNFVGASRELDLAFKSLKSTVVSEIAELLANDQTTWHFNPPGAPHFGGLWESGVKSIKGHLKRVIGQTLLTYEQFSTFLAQVEACVNSRPLTVMDSSADEPPLTPGHFLIGEPPIVVPGKSLVDTNVSHLNRWHTVQRFVQTLWRRWQSEYLTNMQHRYKCSKNQPDIPIGTVVLVKDDRLPPGKWLLGRVIEKHPGADGITRVVTLQYKNNVFKRPVTKLCPLPLT